In the Mastacembelus armatus chromosome 17, fMasArm1.2, whole genome shotgun sequence genome, one interval contains:
- the sdhc gene encoding succinate dehydrogenase cytochrome b560 subunit, mitochondrial isoform X2: MGTTAKEEMNKFWAKNARLNRPMSPHITIYKWSVPMAMSITHRGTGIGLSGAISAFALAALVLPGSYSYYLDLIHSLSVGPFLIGLAKFGIAFPVSYHTYNGIRHLAWDLGKGFKIPEVYRSGYTVIGLSIVTSIALVLL; this comes from the exons ATGGGAACCACAGCTAAAGAGGAGATGAACAAGTTTTGGGCCAAAAATGCCAGACTAAACCGGCCTATGTCTCCTCATATCACAATCTACAA atgGTCTGTCCCCATGGCAATGTCAATCACACACAGAGGAACTGGAATAGGACTCAGTGGCG CTATCTCTGCCTTTGCGCTGGCAGCACTGGTTTTACCGGGAAGTTACTCCTACTACCTGGACTTGATCCATTCACTGTCAGTCGGCCCTTTTCTCATTGGGCTGGCTAAGTTTGGCATCGCCTTCCCCGTATCTTACCACACCTATAATGGCATCCGCCACTTG GCTTGGGATCTCGGCAAGGGTTTCAAAATCCCTGAGGTCTACCGCTCCGGCTACACAGTTATCGGTCTGTCCATTGTCACCTCCATAGCCTTGGTTTTGCTCTGA